The following are encoded together in the Kwoniella europaea PYCC6329 chromosome 1, complete sequence genome:
- a CDS encoding actin-like protein ARP6 produces the protein MTTPPIVLLDNGAYNIKAGISGVDWELRIFPNSIARSRTEKKVYVSDEIDNCRDLSGIVYRRPFERGMLVNWDAEKIIWDRIFSPQGLNINPPESSLLVTEPYFNLPNIAETYDQMVFEEWEFQSYFRCTPAALIPYGGLFEDETGIPPECMIVVDVGYSFTHVIPLRDGQIVWKHVKRIDVGGKLLTNHLKHLISFRQWNMIDQTHVVNDVREQCGYVSMDWKKDLELCKKNPKKNPIVQEYVLPDFSSRSTSRTGYIRSGPNANPLTENEDKQVNGYSRKLEEDEEQILVMGNERFAGPELLFNPSDIGLKQSGLPETIAYVISMMPEELRGMYWAHIGIFGGLGNIEALGERLEMDLQALCPVNYEIGIYEAFDPASPPYVAATTLTTSEIYLSTYPITRAEYLEHGSSICRRRFGGPAYNVNPPGFTSGEISGEIDEDERERRYAMGLESIKGRGGKKRKEEEEVISGNWGGRRRRAGGML, from the exons ATGACGACCCCACCGATAGTGCTACTAGATAATGGGGCGTATAATATAAAAGCTGGTATTAGTGGTGTGGATTGGGAACTTAG GATATTCCCGAACTCGATTGCCCGTTCAAGAACCGAGAAGAAAGTCTACGTCAGTGATGAAATAGATAATTGCCGTGATCTGTCTGGCATAGTCTATAGAAGACCTTTCGAACGG GGGATGTTGGTAAACTGGGATGCGGAGAAAATCATTTGGGATAGGATATTTTCTCCCCAAGGCTTGAAT ATAAATCCTCCAGAATCTAGTCTACTAGTAACTGAACCGTACTTCAACCTACCGAATATAGCAGAGACATACGATCAGATGGTATTTGAGGAATGGGAATTCCAGAGTTATTTCAGATGTACTc CTGCTGCGCTGATACCGTATGGAGGACTGTTCGAAGATGAGACGGGTATCCCACCTGAATGTATGATCGTGGTGGACGTGGGATATTCTTTCACTCATGTGATACCGCTAAGAGATGGTCAGATAGTCTGGAAACACGTCAAGAG GATCGACGTAGGAGGTAAACTTCTGACGAATCACTTAAAGCACCTCATATCGTTTAGACAGTGGAATATGATTGATCAGACACATGTAGTGAATGATGTGAGGGAGCAGTGTGGGTATGTTAGtatggattggaagaaggatctggAGTTGTGCAA AAAAAATCCTAAGAAAAATCCAATAGTACAAGAATACGTCTTACCCGATTTCTCATCCCGGTCGACTTCCCGTACGGGATACATACGGTCTGGACCAAATGCCAATCCTCTGACTGAGAACGAAGATAAACAAGTCAATGGATATAGTAGGAAATtagaagaagacgaagaacaGATACTGGTCATGGGAAATGAAAGGTTCGCTGGACCGGAATTGTTATTCAACCCTTCTGATATCG GCCTGAAGCAATCGGGGCTACCTGAAACTATCGCATATGTCATATCGATGATGCCCGAAGAACTCAGAGGGATGTATTGGGCACATATTGGTATCTTTGGTGGCTTAGGGAACATAGAAGCGTTGGGAGAGAGATT AGAGATGGACCTCCAAGCGCTATGTCCTGTCAATTATGAGATAGGAATATATGAAGCGTTTGA TCCCGCCTCTCCACCATACGTAGCAGCTACGACCCTCACCACCTCCGAGATATACCTATCCACCTACCCGATCACCCGAGCAGAATATCTAGAACATGGATCATCGATATGCCGACGTAGGTTCGGTGGCCCAGCATATAATGTGAATCCACCTGGATTCACGAGCGGTGAGATCTCGGgggagattgatgaagatgagagggagaggaggtaTGCGATGGGATTGGAGAGTATAAAGGGGcgaggagggaagaagaggaaggaggaagaggaggtcaTCAGTGGGAACtggggaggaaggaggagaagagcGGGTGGGATGTTGTAG
- a CDS encoding 26S protease regulatory subunit 8 translates to MAVATQKMPKTPTSVPGGSIKTYYQNKIEAAELDITKKTQNLRRLEAQRNALNTRVRLLREELQVLQEPGSYVGEVVKVMGKKKVLVKVQPEGKYVVDFSPDIPISALTPNIRVALRADSYLLHSILPNKIDPLVSLMMVEKVPDSTYEMVGGLDKQIKEIKEVIELPVKHPELFESLGIAQPKGVLLYGPPGTGKTLLARAVAHHTDCRFIRVSGSELVQKYIGEGSRMVRELFVMAREHAPSIIFMDEIDSIGSSRGGEGGGGGDSEVQRTMMELLNQLDGFEPTKNIKVIMATNRIDILDSALLRPGRIDRKIEFPPPNPEARITILKIHSRKMSLQRGINFRSLAEKMGHCSGAEVRGICTEAGMYALRERRQYVGQEDFEMAVAKVLKKNAESNMSVNKLFS, encoded by the exons ATGGCCGTGGCAACTCAGAAGATGCCCAAGACACCTACCTCGGTCCCAGGGGGAAgtatcaag ACATACTACCAGAACAAGATCGAAGCTGCCGAATTAGATATCACTAAGAAAACTCAGAATCTTAGACGTCTCGAAGCTCAACGAAATGCTTTGAACACCAGAG TTCGTCTGCTAAGAGAAGAGTTGCAAGTACTTCAGGAACCTGGAAGTTACGTTGGTGAAGTCGTCAAAGTgatgggtaagaagaaggtattGGTAAAAGTTCAACCTGAAGGAAAatatg TTGTCGACTTCTCACCTGATATTCCCATTTCCGCACTTACCCCCAACATCCGAGTAGCTCTCCGAGCCGACTCCTACCTCCTTCATTCAATCTTACCTAACAAGATTGATCCATTGGTCTctctgatgatggtggagaaAGTTCCCGACTCGACATATGAGATGGTCGGTGGTCTAGATAAGCAAATCAAAGAAATTAAAGAAGTCATCGAGTTACCTGTGAAACATCCTGAATTATTCGAATCATTAGGTATAGCTCAACCCAAAGGTGTATTACTCTATGGTCCTCCCGGTACAGGTAAGACCCTTCTGGCCCGAGCGGTAGCGCACCATACGGATTGTAGATTCATTAGAGTATCTGGATCGGAATTGGTACAGAAATATATaggagaaggatcaaggatggttAGAGAGTTGTTCGTGATGGCTAGGGAACATGCTCCGTCGATTATTTTCATGGATGAAATTGATTCGATAGGAAGTTCgagaggtggtgaaggtggggGAGGAGGTGATTCAGAAGTTCAAAGAACTATGATGGAATTGTTAAATCAACTGGACGGTTTTGAACCTACCAAGAATATCAAA GTCATCATGGCTACCAACCGAATAGATATACTCGATTCAGCTTTACTTCGACCAGGTCGTATCGATCGAAAGATTGAATTCCCGCCTCCCAACCCCGAAGCGAGAATTACAATTCTTAAAATACATTCTAGAAAG ATGTCATTACAACGAGGCATCAATTTCCGATCATTagctgagaagatgggtcaTTGTTCAGGTGCTGAAGTCAGAGGTATATGTACTGAGGCTG GTATGTACGCTTTAAGAGAAAGAAGACAATATGTCGGACAGGAAGATTTCGAAATGGCCGTTGCCaaggtgttgaagaagaatgcgGAGAGTAATATGAGTGTCAATAAGTTGTTCAGTTAA